A single region of the Pan troglodytes isolate AG18354 chromosome 18, NHGRI_mPanTro3-v2.0_pri, whole genome shotgun sequence genome encodes:
- the DDX19A gene encoding ATP-dependent RNA helicase DDX19A isoform X2 yields MSGTFLIRKPQLLQGVYAMGFNRPSKIQENALPMMLAEPPQNLIAQSQSGTGKTAAFVLAMLSRVEPSDRYPQCLCLSPTYELALQTGKVIEQMGKFYPELKLAYAVRGNKLERGQKISEQIVIGTPGTVLDWCSKLKFIDPKKIKVFVLDEADVMIATQGHQDQSIRIQRMLPRNCQMLLFSATFEDSVWKFAQKVVPDPNVIKLKREEETLDTIKQYYVLCSSRDEKFQALCNLYGAITIAQAMIFCHTRKTASWLAAELSKEGHQVALLSGEMMVEQRAAVIERFREGKEKVLVTTNVCARGIDVEQVSVVINFDLPVDKDGNPDNETYLHRIGRTGRFGKRGLAVNMVDSKHSMNILNRIQEHFNKKIERLDTDDLDEIEKIAN; encoded by the exons GAAACCACAGCTTCTCCAGGGAGTCTATGCCATGGGCTTCAATCGACCCTCCAAGATACAAGAGAACGCATTACCCATGATGCTTGCTGAACC CCCACAGAATCTGATTGCCCAGTCTCAGTCTGGCACTGGTAAAACAGCTGCCTTTGTCTTAGCCATGCTCAGCCGAGTGGAGCCATCAGACAGATACCCCCAG TGTCTGTGCCTTTCCCCAACATATGAGCTGGCGCTTCAAACAGGAAAAGTGATTGAGCAGATGGGCAAATTTTACCCAGAACTGAAACTTGCCTATGCCGTTCGAGGCAATAAAT TGGAAAGAGGCCAGAAGATCAGTGAGCAGATTGTCATTGGCACCCCTGGGACCGTGCTGGACTGGTGCTCCAAGCTCAAGTTCATTGATCCCAAGAAAATCAAGGTGTTTGTTCTGGATGAGGCTGATGTCATGATAGCCACTCAGGGCCACCAAGATCAGAGCATCCGCATCCAGAG GATGCTGCCCAGGAACTGCCAGATGCTGCTTTTCTCTGCCACCTTTGAAGACTCTGTGTGGAAGTTTGCCCAGAAAGTGGTCCCAGACCCAAACGTTATCAAACTGAAGCGTGAGGAAGAGACCCTGGACACCATCAAGCAGTACTATGTCCTGTGCAGCAGCAGAGACGAGAAGTTCCAGGCCTTGTGTAACCTCTACGGGGCCATCACCATTGCTCAAGCCATGATCTTCTGCCAT actcGCAAAACAGCTAGTTGGCTGGCAGCAGAGCTCTCAAAAGAAGGCCACCAGGTGGCTCTGCTGAGTGGGGAGATGATGGTGGAGCAGAGGGCTGCGGTGATTGAGCGCTTCCGAGAGGGCAAAGAGAAGGTTTTGGTGACCACCAACGTGTGTGCCCGCG GCATCGATGTTGAACAAGTGTCTGTCGTCATCAACTTTGATCTTCCCGTGGACAAGGACGGGAATCCTGACAATGAGACCTACCTGCACCGGATCGGGCGCACGGGCCGCTTTGGCAAGAGGGGCCTGGCAGTGAACATGGTGGACAGCAAGCACAGCATGAACATCCTGAACAGAATCCAGGAGCATTTTA ATAAGAAGATAGAAAGATTGGACACAGATGATTTGGACGAGATTGAGAAAATAGCCAACTGA